One genomic segment of Pandoraea thiooxydans includes these proteins:
- a CDS encoding APC family permease, whose product MSSGDLQTESGFHLSKTLGVLAIMASAVTQEYGAGINFVAVQSLSVYPAIRDLVPLAMFVTGLLVLTKTYLYARFSQVMPSAGSAYAWIVRSLGLPIGFVANFIWWVGVTSAMGFLAFAFGTFLGQAFASAGWPIGAEIMTPTGHIIVGLLAIWLVFGIHASGVHQYGRFVTILFALILIVALTIVGVAFTTPQQTFLHLLSTRENLTLTAPASAEPFRLGAFFSVCALFIFAYGGISAAPGLGGESRNARISVPRGIMWAWFVAVVLFTTVSAALFHVAPWWAIIGLIKAGKSSLATAPGLISIIAPRTLSVTLNFVVALVVGKTLAPQMMCASRMAFAWGQDHMFSDRFVQTSNRRVPMAALLLSAGLASLFLLESAYVGWSLGVVVRSLSVILIWFLMAASALNLRFNPRFSQTPWSAPLKRDPWLMMAAIASLVITVVLFRAAAISPHTPFVFQPLVQGVVLAIVGMVILASARRRAALTGENLGERVAAPPLE is encoded by the coding sequence ATGAGTAGCGGTGATTTGCAGACTGAGTCGGGCTTCCACCTGAGTAAAACGTTGGGTGTGTTAGCCATCATGGCATCGGCCGTCACGCAGGAGTATGGGGCCGGCATCAATTTTGTCGCAGTGCAAAGCTTGAGCGTATATCCCGCGATCCGTGATCTTGTGCCGCTCGCGATGTTCGTGACCGGACTGCTGGTGCTCACCAAGACCTATCTGTATGCCCGCTTCTCGCAAGTGATGCCCAGCGCCGGATCCGCCTACGCCTGGATCGTGCGAAGCCTGGGTTTGCCAATCGGCTTCGTGGCGAATTTCATCTGGTGGGTTGGCGTGACTTCTGCGATGGGTTTTCTTGCCTTCGCGTTTGGCACGTTTCTCGGCCAAGCATTCGCAAGCGCCGGCTGGCCCATCGGTGCCGAAATCATGACGCCCACCGGGCATATCATTGTTGGACTGCTGGCCATCTGGCTGGTCTTTGGGATCCATGCCAGTGGTGTCCATCAATATGGGCGTTTCGTGACGATTCTTTTTGCGCTGATCCTGATTGTGGCGCTGACAATTGTCGGGGTTGCCTTCACGACACCGCAGCAGACATTCCTCCATCTGCTAAGCACCCGGGAAAATCTCACTCTGACGGCTCCGGCGAGCGCCGAGCCATTCCGCCTGGGTGCATTTTTCTCGGTCTGCGCCCTGTTCATCTTCGCCTATGGCGGCATCAGTGCCGCACCGGGCCTGGGAGGCGAGTCTCGCAATGCCAGGATATCGGTACCTCGCGGCATCATGTGGGCCTGGTTCGTCGCTGTGGTCCTATTCACCACCGTCTCGGCAGCGCTCTTTCACGTAGCCCCCTGGTGGGCCATTATCGGTTTGATCAAAGCCGGCAAGTCATCGCTGGCTACCGCCCCCGGCCTGATCAGCATCATCGCGCCACGCACGCTGAGTGTGACCTTGAATTTCGTCGTGGCGCTGGTGGTCGGCAAGACGCTGGCACCCCAAATGATGTGCGCCTCGCGCATGGCTTTCGCCTGGGGGCAGGACCACATGTTCAGCGACCGATTTGTTCAAACATCCAATCGCCGCGTGCCGATGGCGGCGCTGCTGCTCTCAGCCGGACTGGCATCGCTCTTCCTGCTGGAATCGGCTTACGTCGGCTGGTCGCTAGGCGTGGTGGTACGTTCATTGAGCGTGATTCTGATCTGGTTCCTGATGGCGGCCAGCGCGCTCAACCTGCGGTTCAATCCCCGCTTCTCGCAAACGCCCTGGAGCGCCCCGCTCAAACGGGATCCGTGGCTCATGATGGCCGCGATCGCTTCACTGGTGATTACCGTCGTGTTATTTCGTGCCGCCGCGATCTCACCGCATACGCCGTTTGTTTTTCAGCCGTTGGTCCAGGGCGTTGTGCTGGCAATAGTCGGCATGGTGATCCTGGCGAGTGCTCGGCGGCGAGCAGCGCTCACGGGCGAGAATCTGGGCGAGCGAGTCGCCGCGCCGCCGTTGGAGTGA
- a CDS encoding aspartate kinase has protein sequence MALIVHKYGGTSMGSVERIKNVAKRVAKWHKAGHRMVVVPSAMSGETNRLLGLAKEISAHPDPRELDMIAATGEQVSVGLLALALKAEGLDAVSYAGWQVAVKTDSAFTKARISEIDSERVLKDLDEGKVVVITGFQGVDPNGHITTLGRGGSDTSAVAMAAALGADECLIYTDVDGVYTTDPRVVDDARRLDKITFEEMLEMASLGSKVLQIRSVEFAGKYQVKTRVLSSLTDPLCPLEQEMRSGTLITFEEDDTMEKAVISGIAFQRDEGKITVRGVPDRPGIAYQILGPIADANIDVDMIIQNQSVEGKTDFTFTVGRGEYQRAMEILKTSVQAHVGAAEIVGDPKVSKVSVVGVGMRSHVGIASTAFRTLAEEGINIQMISTSEIKISVLIDEKYMELAVRALHKAFELDQA, from the coding sequence ATGGCTCTGATCGTACACAAATATGGCGGCACCTCGATGGGCTCCGTCGAGCGCATCAAGAACGTTGCCAAGCGCGTCGCCAAGTGGCACAAGGCCGGTCATCGCATGGTGGTGGTGCCATCCGCGATGTCCGGCGAGACCAACCGGCTGCTCGGTCTGGCCAAGGAAATTTCCGCGCATCCCGATCCGCGCGAGCTCGACATGATCGCCGCGACCGGCGAGCAGGTCAGTGTCGGCTTGCTGGCGCTCGCACTCAAGGCCGAAGGGCTCGATGCGGTGAGCTACGCGGGCTGGCAAGTGGCGGTCAAGACCGACAGTGCGTTTACCAAGGCGCGCATCAGCGAAATCGACAGCGAGCGCGTGCTGAAAGATCTGGACGAAGGCAAGGTCGTCGTCATCACCGGTTTCCAGGGGGTCGATCCGAACGGCCACATCACGACGCTCGGGCGCGGCGGCTCCGACACCTCGGCGGTGGCCATGGCAGCCGCGCTGGGGGCCGACGAATGCCTGATCTACACTGACGTGGACGGCGTCTATACCACCGATCCGCGTGTGGTCGACGACGCCCGCCGGCTCGACAAGATCACCTTCGAAGAAATGCTCGAGATGGCCAGCCTGGGCTCCAAGGTGCTGCAGATCCGCTCGGTGGAATTCGCCGGCAAATACCAGGTGAAGACCCGAGTGCTGTCGAGCCTGACCGACCCGCTGTGCCCGCTCGAGCAGGAAATGCGTTCCGGCACTTTGATTACTTTTGAGGAAGACGACACGATGGAAAAGGCAGTCATCTCGGGCATCGCGTTTCAGCGCGACGAAGGCAAGATCACCGTCCGGGGGGTGCCGGACCGGCCAGGTATCGCCTACCAGATTCTGGGGCCGATCGCCGACGCCAATATCGACGTCGACATGATCATCCAGAACCAGAGCGTGGAGGGCAAGACCGACTTCACGTTCACGGTGGGGCGCGGCGAATACCAGCGCGCGATGGAGATCCTCAAAACCAGCGTGCAGGCGCACGTGGGTGCCGCCGAAATCGTCGGCGATCCGAAGGTTTCGAAAGTCTCGGTGGTCGGCGTCGGCATGCGCTCGCACGTCGGCATCGCCAGCACGGCTTTCCGCACGCTCGCTGAAGAGGGGATCAACATCCAGATGATTTCCACCTCCGAAATCAAGATCTCGGTGCTGATTGACGAGAAATACATGGAACTGGCCGTGCGCGCCCTGCACAAGGCTTTCGAACTCGATCAGGCCTGA
- the tilS gene encoding tRNA lysidine(34) synthetase TilS: MANSRKPAPNSSGADRAVADVLAAVRQALAGWLASCVSSSSHIPGTIPRVAIALSGGRDSAVLLDAAASVADELGIHLVALHIHHGLSRQADIWQRFCAERAAALQVPFDARRVRLAERAGQGVEAAARQARYAALRELCQQHGATCLMTAHHADDQAETILLQLLRGTGLPGVAGMPEMDRPGRLAGVTLVRPLLNVSRAAIDAYAARRGLDWVEDASNQDPRFLRNALRHDVMPALARHAPGYRQTLARFARHAHQAQTLLDELGAQDLQAARRPDGTGLDHRQLLTLGEARLSNLLRYWVRVQGLRPASESRLADWQRQLRRTDGAAQVALPHDGRVMRLYRHRLYWEEASPTPTRQADTTATLRWHGQREWRLPNWRGTLIFAPMPPGSAVDAATDVPEALLSSAPLRAEPRSGGERLKRHPRQPSKTLKNLFQAEGVPVWQRAVPVVWLGSKILFVPRLGVDQRLLRDAAGQLEPHPGAWWRLAWHSLGD; the protein is encoded by the coding sequence ATGGCAAATTCAAGGAAACCGGCGCCAAATAGTTCTGGCGCCGATCGCGCCGTCGCCGACGTCTTGGCGGCGGTTCGGCAGGCGCTGGCCGGCTGGCTGGCGTCCTGTGTTTCATCCTCCTCCCATATTCCCGGCACCATCCCGCGAGTCGCCATCGCACTGAGCGGTGGGCGCGATTCGGCCGTGCTGCTCGACGCGGCCGCGAGTGTCGCCGACGAGCTCGGCATCCATCTGGTCGCCCTGCATATTCATCACGGCCTGAGCCGTCAGGCCGATATCTGGCAACGGTTTTGCGCCGAGCGCGCGGCGGCCCTGCAAGTGCCTTTCGACGCGCGCCGGGTCCGGCTTGCCGAGCGGGCCGGGCAGGGCGTCGAGGCCGCGGCGCGCCAAGCCCGCTACGCGGCGTTGCGCGAGCTATGCCAGCAGCATGGCGCGACCTGCCTGATGACGGCCCATCACGCGGACGATCAGGCTGAAACGATACTGCTGCAATTACTGCGCGGCACCGGCCTGCCGGGGGTGGCGGGCATGCCCGAGATGGATCGGCCCGGCCGCCTGGCCGGCGTGACACTGGTGCGACCCTTGTTGAACGTCTCGCGCGCGGCCATCGATGCCTATGCGGCACGGCGCGGCCTGGATTGGGTCGAGGATGCCTCGAATCAGGATCCGCGCTTTCTGCGCAACGCCTTGCGCCATGACGTGATGCCGGCCCTGGCCAGGCACGCTCCCGGCTATCGCCAAACGCTGGCGCGTTTCGCGCGCCACGCACACCAGGCTCAAACACTGCTGGACGAACTCGGCGCGCAAGATCTGCAGGCGGCGCGCCGGCCCGATGGCACGGGGCTCGATCACCGGCAGCTGCTGACGCTCGGCGAGGCTCGCCTGAGCAATCTGTTGCGGTATTGGGTACGTGTGCAGGGACTGCGCCCGGCCAGCGAGTCGCGCCTGGCGGACTGGCAGCGACAACTGCGTCGTACCGACGGCGCGGCGCAAGTCGCGTTGCCGCACGACGGCCGCGTGATGCGTCTTTATCGCCATCGGCTGTATTGGGAAGAAGCGTCACCCACGCCGACGCGCCAGGCCGACACCACGGCGACGCTGCGCTGGCACGGGCAGCGCGAGTGGCGCTTGCCGAATTGGCGCGGCACGCTGATCTTTGCGCCGATGCCGCCCGGCAGCGCTGTCGATGCGGCCACGGACGTGCCCGAGGCCCTGCTGAGCTCGGCCCCGTTGCGTGCCGAGCCAAGAAGCGGCGGCGAACGGCTCAAGCGGCATCCGCGCCAGCCGAGCAAGACGCTGAAAAACCTGTTTCAGGCCGAAGGCGTGCCGGTCTGGCAACGGGCCGTGCCGGTTGTCTGGCTGGGGTCGAAGATTTTATTCGTGCCGCGGCTGGGCGTCGATCAACGGCTTCTGCGCGATGCGGCGGGGCAACTCGAGCCACACCCCGGGGCGTGGTGGCGCCTTGCGTGGCATAGTCTCGGCGACTGA
- a CDS encoding acetyl-CoA carboxylase carboxyltransferase subunit alpha, with amino-acid sequence MKTTFLDFEQPIAELDAKIEELRFVQDDSAVDISEEIDRLSKKSQQLTKDIYANLTPWQVSQIARHPQRPYTLDYVRNIFTDFHELHGDRHFADDQAIVGGMARFNGQACMVIGHQKGRDTKERALRNFGMPRPEGYRKALRLMRLAEKFNLPIFTFVDTPGAYPGIDAEERGQSEAIGYNLYVMAELKTPIVTTIIGEGGSGGALAVAVGDSVLMLQFATYSVISPEGCASILWKSAAKAPEAAEALGLTAHRLKALGLIDKIVNEPLGGAHRDPLGMSGMLKRALADTLRQFHGMSPRELLARRHERLLSYGKFKETGAK; translated from the coding sequence ATGAAAACAACCTTTTTGGATTTTGAACAACCGATCGCCGAGCTTGACGCAAAGATCGAAGAATTGCGTTTCGTGCAGGACGACTCGGCAGTTGATATTTCCGAAGAGATCGACCGGCTCTCGAAAAAAAGCCAGCAGCTGACCAAAGATATCTATGCGAACCTGACGCCATGGCAGGTCTCGCAAATTGCGCGCCACCCGCAGCGGCCCTATACGCTCGATTATGTGCGCAACATCTTCACCGATTTCCACGAATTGCACGGCGATCGTCATTTTGCCGACGATCAGGCCATCGTCGGCGGCATGGCGCGCTTCAACGGCCAGGCCTGCATGGTGATCGGTCATCAGAAAGGACGCGACACCAAGGAGCGCGCGCTGCGCAATTTCGGCATGCCGCGGCCCGAAGGGTATCGCAAGGCATTGCGACTGATGCGGCTGGCCGAGAAATTCAATCTGCCGATCTTCACCTTCGTCGACACGCCGGGTGCCTATCCCGGCATCGACGCCGAAGAGCGCGGCCAATCCGAGGCCATCGGCTACAACCTGTATGTGATGGCCGAACTCAAGACGCCGATCGTCACCACCATCATCGGCGAGGGCGGCTCGGGCGGCGCGCTGGCGGTGGCCGTGGGCGATAGCGTGCTGATGCTGCAATTCGCCACGTATTCGGTGATTTCCCCCGAGGGTTGCGCGTCGATTCTCTGGAAAAGCGCGGCCAAGGCGCCGGAGGCCGCCGAGGCGCTGGGGCTGACGGCGCACCGCCTGAAGGCGCTGGGCCTGATCGACAAGATCGTCAACGAGCCGCTGGGCGGCGCCCATCGCGATCCGCTCGGCATGTCGGGCATGCTCAAGCGCGCCCTGGCCGATACACTTCGACAGTTCCATGGCATGAGTCCGCGCGAGTTGCTGGCGCGCCGGCACGAGCGGCTGCTGAGCTATGGCAAATTCAAGGAAACCGGCGCCAAATAG
- a CDS encoding DNA-3-methyladenine glycosylase family protein: MATRKTTTTARGKSAALKAPATPAKAAKTTQVVAKTSKATQIDTSKAVPVVVTGAVPVHTAGTGRPEYWDKACSDLVRRDRILKKLIPQFGPAHLLGRGDPFVTLARSIVGQQISVKAAQSVWDRVEATCPRLTPAQFLKAGHEALTACGLSKRKAEYIHDLAGHFKSGALHVSSWSEMDDESVIAELTQIRGIGRWTAEMFLMFNLLRPNVLPLDDIGLINAISTNYFSGEPVTRSEAREVAANWEPWRSVATWYMWRSLDPLPVEY; the protein is encoded by the coding sequence ATGGCAACTCGCAAAACCACCACGACTGCGCGCGGTAAGAGCGCTGCGCTAAAAGCGCCCGCCACGCCCGCAAAAGCTGCGAAAACCACGCAGGTCGTCGCCAAAACCAGTAAAGCCACCCAAATCGACACGTCCAAGGCGGTACCGGTCGTCGTAACGGGAGCGGTACCTGTCCATACGGCCGGCACGGGACGCCCGGAATACTGGGACAAAGCCTGTAGCGATCTGGTCAGGCGCGATCGCATCCTGAAAAAACTGATCCCGCAGTTCGGGCCGGCGCATCTGCTCGGGCGGGGCGATCCGTTCGTGACGCTGGCGCGCTCGATCGTCGGCCAGCAGATTTCCGTGAAGGCCGCGCAATCCGTCTGGGACCGCGTCGAGGCGACCTGTCCGCGGCTGACGCCCGCGCAATTCCTCAAGGCGGGCCACGAGGCCCTGACGGCATGCGGGCTGTCCAAACGCAAGGCCGAATACATCCATGACCTGGCCGGGCATTTCAAATCCGGCGCGTTGCATGTGAGTTCATGGTCCGAAATGGACGACGAGAGCGTGATCGCGGAACTGACGCAGATCCGTGGCATCGGTCGCTGGACGGCCGAGATGTTCCTGATGTTCAACCTGCTGCGGCCCAATGTGCTGCCGCTCGACGATATCGGTTTGATCAACGCGATCAGCACAAACTATTTCAGCGGCGAGCCCGTGACGCGCAGCGAAGCGCGCGAGGTCGCCGCCAACTGGGAACCGTGGCGGTCCGTGGCGACGTGGTACATGTGGCGCAGCCTCGATCCGCTACCGGTCGAATACTGA
- the cysS gene encoding cysteine--tRNA ligase — protein MDSLRIYNSLARDKQPFVSLTPGEVRMYVCGMTVYDYCHVGHARVMVVFDMVQRWLRTIGYRVTYVRNITDIDDKIIKRASENGETIGALTERFIRYMHEDADALGVQRPDHEPRATRFVPQMLDMIGRLERNGYAYQADDGDVNYAVRKFVGYGKLSGKSLEDLRAGERVAANEAKRDPLDFVLWKRAKPQEPDESKWASPWGAGRPGWHIECSAMSCQLLGEHFDIHGGGADLQFPHHENEIAQSEGASGKPFVNYWMHNGFVRVDNEKMSKSLGNFFTIREVLEKFDAEVVRFFILRTHYRSPLNYSDAHLEDARGALTRLYTALKDVAPDAAPLDWEEDHAQRFRAAMNDDFNTALAVSVLFELVNTINKTQSAELARQLKGLAATLGLLGREPQVFLQGMPRAGSDASAQASANAGIEARIAARAAAKQAKNFAEADRIRAELLAEGIVLEDRPGGLTEWRRG, from the coding sequence ATGGATTCACTCCGGATTTACAACTCACTGGCGCGGGATAAGCAGCCATTTGTATCGCTGACGCCCGGCGAAGTGCGCATGTACGTGTGCGGCATGACCGTCTACGACTATTGCCATGTCGGCCACGCGCGCGTCATGGTGGTATTCGACATGGTGCAGCGTTGGCTGCGCACGATCGGCTATCGTGTGACCTACGTGCGTAACATCACCGATATCGACGACAAGATCATCAAGCGCGCGAGCGAAAACGGCGAAACCATCGGCGCGCTGACCGAGCGGTTCATTCGCTACATGCACGAAGATGCAGACGCGCTTGGCGTTCAACGCCCCGATCATGAGCCGCGCGCTACCCGCTTCGTGCCGCAGATGCTCGACATGATCGGCCGGCTCGAGCGCAACGGTTACGCCTACCAGGCCGACGACGGCGACGTCAATTACGCAGTACGGAAATTCGTAGGCTACGGCAAGCTGTCGGGCAAATCTCTCGAGGATTTGCGCGCCGGCGAGCGCGTCGCCGCCAACGAGGCCAAGCGCGATCCGCTCGACTTCGTGCTGTGGAAGCGCGCCAAACCGCAGGAGCCCGATGAATCGAAGTGGGCTTCGCCGTGGGGCGCCGGCCGCCCCGGATGGCACATCGAATGCTCGGCCATGAGCTGCCAGCTGCTGGGTGAGCATTTCGACATCCACGGCGGCGGGGCCGATCTGCAATTTCCGCATCACGAGAATGAAATTGCACAAAGCGAAGGGGCGAGCGGCAAGCCTTTCGTCAACTACTGGATGCACAATGGTTTCGTGCGGGTCGACAACGAGAAGATGTCGAAATCGCTCGGCAACTTCTTCACCATCCGCGAAGTGCTGGAAAAGTTCGACGCCGAAGTCGTCCGGTTTTTCATTCTGCGCACGCATTACCGCAGTCCGTTGAATTACAGCGACGCCCATCTCGAGGACGCCCGCGGCGCGCTGACGCGCCTTTATACGGCGCTCAAGGATGTCGCACCCGACGCCGCGCCGCTCGATTGGGAAGAAGATCACGCGCAGCGTTTTCGCGCGGCGATGAACGACGACTTCAACACCGCACTGGCCGTCTCGGTACTGTTCGAGCTGGTCAACACGATCAACAAAACCCAATCGGCCGAGCTGGCGCGCCAGCTCAAAGGGCTTGCCGCGACGCTGGGACTGCTCGGGCGCGAGCCGCAGGTGTTCCTCCAGGGGATGCCGAGAGCAGGCAGCGACGCGAGCGCGCAGGCCTCGGCCAATGCCGGCATCGAGGCACGCATTGCCGCGCGCGCGGCGGCCAAGCAAGCGAAGAATTTCGCCGAAGCCGATCGGATTCGTGCGGAGTTGCTGGCCGAGGGAATTGTCCTGGAAGATCGGCCGGGCGGCCTGACCGAATGGCGGCGGGGTTAA
- a CDS encoding tetratricopeptide repeat protein: MTFRFRFLPRPVLAVLTAVLIMSGAAQAQLLSPQQEAGAAIGKLVDSRQYQAALPRIDAYLKKYPRDAQMRFTRGRVLTELGQREQAIAAFTALTQDFPELPEPYNNLAALYAQEGHYEQARAALEMAIRTNPNFAVAYANLGDVYAKLATQAYARANQLAPSANVNAKIQALDHLLQSQTIAPVSAAPASAAPAVSGHTSP; the protein is encoded by the coding sequence ATGACCTTTCGTTTCCGGTTTCTCCCGCGCCCTGTCCTGGCTGTCCTGACGGCCGTGCTCATCATGAGCGGCGCCGCTCAAGCGCAGTTGCTGTCGCCCCAGCAGGAGGCCGGTGCCGCCATCGGCAAATTAGTCGATAGCCGCCAATACCAGGCGGCCCTGCCGCGCATCGATGCCTATCTGAAAAAGTATCCGCGCGATGCGCAAATGCGCTTCACGCGCGGGCGCGTGCTGACGGAACTCGGCCAGCGCGAGCAGGCCATCGCGGCATTCACTGCGTTGACGCAGGACTTTCCTGAACTGCCCGAGCCGTACAACAACCTGGCGGCGCTATATGCGCAGGAAGGCCACTACGAGCAGGCCCGCGCCGCACTCGAGATGGCGATTCGCACCAACCCGAATTTCGCCGTCGCCTATGCGAACCTGGGCGACGTCTACGCCAAACTGGCCACACAGGCCTATGCGCGGGCCAACCAGCTCGCCCCCAGCGCCAACGTGAACGCGAAGATCCAGGCGCTCGATCATCTGCTGCAGAGCCAGACGATCGCGCCGGTGTCCGCAGCACCAGCCAGCGCGGCTCCGGCCGTCAGCGGTCACACAAGTCCCTGA
- a CDS encoding peptidylprolyl isomerase, with the protein MSNRLSLWRVAACGATALSLLSIAPVHAQDKNQAASTSHPVVQFKTSDGDFKVELFPEKAPKTVANFVQYVKSGFYNGTIFHRVINGFMIQGGGYTPDYKEKPTRAPIALESRNGLKNATGTIAMARTSDPNSATSQFFINVADNASLDYPQPDGYGYAVFGKVIAGMDTVERIKAVPTTTRGPYANTPVTPVVIKSAAVVQP; encoded by the coding sequence ATGTCAAATCGTCTTTCTCTTTGGCGCGTCGCAGCATGCGGCGCAACCGCCCTGAGCTTGCTGAGCATCGCCCCCGTGCACGCTCAAGACAAAAACCAGGCGGCCTCGACGAGCCATCCGGTCGTGCAGTTCAAGACCAGCGACGGCGATTTCAAAGTCGAACTGTTTCCGGAGAAAGCACCCAAGACGGTCGCCAATTTCGTTCAGTATGTCAAAAGCGGCTTTTATAACGGCACGATCTTCCACCGCGTCATCAACGGCTTCATGATTCAAGGCGGCGGCTACACGCCCGACTATAAAGAGAAGCCGACGCGCGCGCCGATCGCACTGGAAAGCCGCAATGGCCTGAAGAATGCGACGGGCACCATTGCGATGGCCCGCACCAGTGATCCGAACTCCGCCACCTCGCAATTTTTCATCAATGTGGCGGATAATGCTTCATTGGATTATCCGCAGCCGGATGGTTACGGTTATGCGGTGTTCGGCAAGGTCATCGCCGGCATGGACACGGTCGAGCGCATCAAGGCGGTGCCGACCACTACCCGCGGCCCCTATGCCAATACGCCGGTCACTCCTGTCGTGATCAAATCCGCCGCCGTGGTTCAACCCTGA
- a CDS encoding peptidylprolyl isomerase, with product MVELHTNFGVIRLELDSDKAPKTVENFLNYVRKGHYDNTIFHRVIDGFMIQGGGFEPGMKQKESDAPIENEANNGLQNDRGTIAMARTNDPHSATAQFFINVKDNEFLNFKAPNSSGWGYCVFGKVIEGLDVVDQIKAVKTGSRGFHQDVPTDDVIIEKAVIVA from the coding sequence ATGGTCGAGCTGCACACCAACTTCGGCGTCATTCGTCTCGAACTGGACTCGGACAAGGCGCCGAAAACCGTAGAGAATTTTTTGAACTACGTGCGTAAGGGCCATTACGACAACACGATTTTCCATCGCGTCATCGATGGCTTCATGATTCAGGGCGGCGGCTTCGAGCCGGGCATGAAACAGAAGGAGTCCGACGCGCCGATCGAAAACGAGGCAAACAACGGCCTGCAAAACGATCGCGGCACGATCGCAATGGCTCGTACCAACGACCCGCACTCGGCCACGGCGCAGTTCTTCATCAACGTGAAGGACAACGAGTTCCTCAACTTCAAGGCGCCCAACTCGAGCGGCTGGGGTTACTGCGTGTTCGGCAAAGTGATCGAGGGGCTCGATGTGGTCGACCAGATCAAGGCCGTCAAAACCGGCTCGCGCGGTTTCCACCAGGACGTCCCGACCGACGACGTGATTATCGAAAAAGCCGTGATCGTCGCCTAA
- a CDS encoding UDP-2,3-diacylglucosamine diphosphatase: MPFEIARLPASFHLRGPALFISDLHLSPALPRTTAAFDALLQGPARSAGELFILGDFFEYWVGDDMLDTDPDDPASFGAFARDIAARLAALGATGIPIHIMPGNRDFLLGQRFARSAGATLLHDPCVVERFGQRIVLTHGDMLCRDDLAYMRYRRIVRSPRLQHLFLALPLRFRMAIAERLRARSAGTQQRKIYDDVDHAAARELFSCAEAPTLIHGHTHRPACHEDRDARGRSTHRWVLTDWECDHGQPRAGYLQWDADGLRAVPYSAPQHL, from the coding sequence ATGCCGTTCGAGATCGCGCGGTTGCCCGCCTCGTTTCATTTGCGCGGGCCCGCGCTTTTTATTTCCGATCTGCACCTGAGTCCGGCACTGCCGCGCACGACGGCCGCCTTCGATGCCCTGTTGCAGGGCCCGGCACGGTCAGCGGGAGAGTTGTTCATTCTGGGTGACTTTTTCGAATATTGGGTCGGCGACGACATGCTCGATACCGACCCGGACGACCCAGCCTCGTTCGGCGCCTTCGCCCGCGATATCGCCGCCCGGCTCGCGGCACTGGGCGCGACTGGCATTCCGATCCACATCATGCCGGGCAACCGCGACTTCCTGCTCGGGCAGCGATTTGCCCGCAGCGCCGGCGCCACGCTGCTGCACGACCCGTGTGTCGTCGAGCGCTTTGGACAGCGCATCGTGCTCACGCACGGAGATATGTTATGCCGCGACGATCTGGCCTATATGCGTTATCGCCGCATCGTGCGCTCGCCCCGGCTGCAGCACCTGTTCCTGGCATTGCCGCTGCGGTTTCGCATGGCCATCGCCGAACGGCTGCGCGCGCGCAGCGCCGGCACCCAACAGCGCAAAATCTATGACGACGTCGATCATGCGGCGGCACGCGAATTGTTCTCGTGCGCCGAGGCCCCGACGCTGATCCACGGCCATACCCACCGCCCCGCGTGTCACGAAGACCGCGACGCCCGGGGGCGGTCCACGCATCGCTGGGTGCTCACCGACTGGGAGTGCGATCATGGCCAGCCGCGGGCCGGCTATCTCCAATGGGACGCAGACGGCTTGCGGGCCGTGCCATATTCGGCCCCGCAGCACCTTTAG